A stretch of the TM7 phylum sp. oral taxon 349 genome encodes the following:
- the greA gene encoding transcription elongation factor GreA, with product MKKTYQITQAGRKELEAELAELKGRRGEIADKIAEAREYGDLSENAEYDSAREEQGLVETRIAEIEDILQNAEEIKGGANHTVCLGSRVAIEANGKTTEYSVVGPVEADPIGGKISDESPLGAALMGKSVGETATITTPKGETVYTIKSIA from the coding sequence ATGAAAAAAACGTATCAGATTACACAAGCAGGACGCAAAGAGCTGGAGGCGGAATTAGCAGAACTGAAAGGCCGTCGCGGCGAAATTGCCGATAAAATTGCCGAAGCACGCGAATACGGCGATTTAAGCGAAAACGCCGAGTATGATAGCGCTCGCGAGGAGCAAGGGCTTGTAGAAACACGCATTGCTGAAATTGAAGATATTTTACAAAACGCTGAGGAAATCAAGGGCGGCGCAAACCATACAGTGTGTCTTGGCAGCCGCGTCGCGATTGAGGCGAATGGGAAGACAACGGAATATTCGGTGGTTGGTCCGGTTGAGGCTGACCCGATTGGCGGTAAAATTAGCGACGAATCGCCGCTTGGTGCTGCGTTGATGGGTAAATCGGTCGGTGAAACCGCGACAATCACGACGCCAAAAGGCGAGACGGTGTACACGATTAAATCAATTGCATAA
- a CDS encoding DUF2207 domain-containing protein — translation MKRAIFGSIVAVMIALLGASSAMAARSNTSDTNNFTITNYNVRLELGRDRNNRSTLKTIETITADFPPDQNHGITRQFVKKYDGHAMNFALESVKDEHGVDLEYYQSGNMLRVGNKNAYVSGVKTYVITYTQRDVTRYYSDTQKDEFYWNAIGTDSPVPVATATVTLKLDIALAGKVKTNLQCYYGALQAKNTCESTVSGTEYSLHVNNLERYQGVTIALGFEPGTFAAYQPSLREQLPNIIAIGAAAMFSVGIVVLLFCSHEQKKKFMKELAQANAIRRQPVAPEYVPPAGRSVVESIAILKWPNLGKALSAQVVDWAVRHIIEIRQTGTGKHDYMLVTKKSFIDTSKYEQTLAAVIFGNDPAVGTERTFTQIKQKSYSVSSRFLSSCRQIKRGELFLYNRKEISLYTTWLVTSLTSITAIFFIILWLLGDDAEGGTVSFLAAAACAGAAILNITIAAIMSRRAQNRLSAQGEELKRYLRGLKLYINAAEADQLRMLQSPEGADKVGDVASDNGALVRLYERCLPYAIVFGCEREWNKRLGRLYEEMSESPDWITADGISLGANIAVLSQLTSDFSEIGVSSMISNASSSSTSGGSSGGGFSGGGGGGGGVGGW, via the coding sequence ATGAAGCGGGCGATCTTCGGTAGTATTGTCGCAGTGATGATTGCGCTGTTAGGCGCGAGCAGCGCGATGGCGGCGCGCAGTAATACGAGCGATACAAACAACTTTACGATTACAAATTACAACGTGCGATTAGAGCTGGGGCGCGACCGCAATAATCGTTCAACACTTAAAACGATCGAAACGATTACCGCAGATTTCCCGCCAGACCAAAATCACGGTATTACGCGTCAATTTGTGAAGAAATACGATGGGCACGCGATGAATTTCGCATTAGAGTCAGTGAAAGACGAACATGGTGTTGACCTTGAGTATTATCAGAGTGGCAACATGCTCCGTGTCGGCAATAAAAACGCGTATGTCAGCGGAGTGAAGACATACGTCATCACTTACACACAGCGCGACGTTACAAGATACTATAGCGATACACAAAAAGACGAATTCTATTGGAACGCAATTGGAACAGATTCTCCTGTACCAGTAGCAACGGCAACAGTAACGCTTAAATTGGATATAGCACTTGCCGGCAAGGTAAAAACAAACCTACAGTGCTATTATGGTGCGCTGCAAGCAAAAAATACATGCGAGTCGACAGTTTCGGGCACGGAGTATTCGCTGCACGTAAACAATCTTGAGCGGTATCAAGGTGTGACAATTGCACTTGGGTTTGAACCGGGAACGTTTGCTGCGTACCAGCCATCATTACGCGAACAGTTGCCAAATATCATTGCGATCGGAGCAGCAGCTATGTTTAGCGTGGGTATTGTTGTGCTATTATTCTGTTCGCATGAGCAGAAAAAGAAATTTATGAAAGAACTAGCACAGGCAAACGCGATCCGGCGGCAGCCGGTTGCGCCAGAATACGTTCCGCCTGCCGGACGCTCTGTTGTTGAGTCAATAGCGATCTTGAAGTGGCCAAATCTCGGTAAGGCGCTGTCGGCGCAAGTGGTTGATTGGGCGGTGCGTCACATTATCGAAATTCGTCAAACAGGCACAGGTAAGCATGATTATATGCTTGTGACAAAAAAATCGTTTATAGACACGAGTAAATATGAACAAACTCTCGCTGCAGTAATATTCGGCAATGATCCAGCCGTGGGGACGGAGCGGACATTTACGCAAATTAAGCAGAAGAGCTACTCTGTATCGTCGCGGTTTTTGTCGTCATGCCGTCAAATAAAGCGGGGCGAGTTATTCTTATATAACCGCAAAGAAATATCACTATATACGACGTGGCTGGTTACATCATTGACATCTATTACTGCGATATTTTTCATAATACTATGGCTATTGGGCGATGATGCTGAAGGCGGAACTGTTTCGTTTCTAGCAGCCGCAGCGTGTGCTGGTGCTGCTATTTTGAATATTACTATTGCAGCTATTATGTCGCGCCGCGCACAGAACCGGCTGAGCGCGCAGGGTGAAGAATTAAAACGCTATTTGCGGGGATTAAAGCTGTATATCAATGCCGCCGAAGCCGACCAGCTGCGTATGCTGCAAAGTCCGGAAGGGGCGGACAAAGTAGGCGATGTGGCGAGCGATAATGGTGCGCTAGTGCGGCTATACGAACGCTGCTTGCCGTACGCGATCGTCTTTGGCTGCGAACGAGAGTGGAATAAACGGCTTGGGCGGTTGTATGAAGAGATGAGCGAGTCGCCAGATTGGATAACTGCAGATGGCATATCGCTCGGCGCAAATATCGCAGTACTTTCTCAATTGACATCGGATTTTTCGGAAATTGGCGTAAGCAGCATGATAAGCAACGCTAGTTCGTCATCAACCTCTGGCGGTTCATCGGGCGGCGGATTTTCTGGCGGCGGCGGCGGGGGAGGCGGCGTCGGCGGCTGGTAA
- a CDS encoding CPBP family intramembrane metalloprotease, with product MKVVLKKPHLAFDKAQWIGVATWIGGMAAAYVVAAYLSSGLFLVLQKIGALPFANQTVLVLAQHVVAYIIVITLLLAGAWRLRQTLSRRDMGLWRLLDWRDIGLSIVGMLAYLVLTVLLLAVARLIPGFDVNQVQNTGLGKLYSYDLLMAFLVLVIATPFFEELLFRGVLYGRLRSLRLSWWLAAVIVSALFGVAHMQWNVAVDVFALSLVMCALREKTGNIWAGFLVHVIKNFIAFYVVFVAT from the coding sequence ATGAAGGTAGTGCTCAAGAAGCCGCATCTTGCGTTTGACAAAGCGCAGTGGATCGGCGTGGCGACGTGGATTGGCGGCATGGCTGCTGCGTATGTTGTAGCGGCATACTTGTCGAGCGGGCTATTCTTGGTATTGCAAAAAATTGGTGCTTTGCCGTTTGCAAACCAGACAGTGTTGGTGTTAGCGCAACATGTCGTGGCGTACATAATTGTCATTACACTTTTGCTTGCAGGCGCTTGGCGCTTGCGGCAGACGCTTTCGCGCCGCGATATGGGGCTGTGGCGACTGCTTGATTGGCGCGATATTGGGCTGAGTATCGTCGGGATGCTTGCGTATCTCGTGCTAACTGTGCTGTTGCTCGCGGTTGCGCGATTGATTCCGGGGTTTGATGTCAACCAGGTGCAGAACACGGGGCTTGGTAAACTATATTCGTACGATTTATTGATGGCGTTTTTGGTGCTTGTTATTGCGACACCATTCTTTGAAGAGCTGCTATTTCGCGGCGTACTATACGGGCGGCTGCGCTCATTGCGGTTGTCGTGGTGGCTGGCGGCGGTGATTGTAAGCGCGCTGTTTGGGGTGGCGCATATGCAGTGGAACGTTGCAGTTGATGTATTTGCTTTAAGTCTAGTGATGTGCGCATTACGCGAGAAAACTGGGAATATTTGGGCGGGCTTTTTAGTGCATGTTATTAAAAATTTCATTGCGTTTTACGTTGTATTTGTAGCAACGTAA
- a CDS encoding lysine--tRNA ligase — protein MATLQDYRNERLRKLAALRELGIDPYPARVERTHTCAEVVEKFDELIGQMVSVAGRIVSIRSFGKLAFIKLRDASGDVQLYLQKDDVAELDVGRGILGMKQLKLLDTGDFVQAAGRMVTTKTGEKSVGVHELRLLTKSLRPMPEKLDNKEERFRRRYVDMNVNPEVRQRFIRRSKFWQATRDYLNRHGFTEVNVPVLEHTTGGADANPFVTHMDALDDQQFYLRISHELPLKRLIGAGFEKVYDLGPRFRNENYSDEHLPEHIAMEWYAAYWDWRQGMRFMEDMYKDVLQKTFGTLHFRLGQFDVDMSGKWDVWDYAEVIDQHYGIDVYHTTINEVAAKLKEHSLEVEKTDSIPRGIDKLWKNIRKSVAGPVWLVNTPKFISPLAKANPDSPQTVERFQPIIAGSELGNGFSELNDPIDQLNRFIEQQRMRDAGDDEAMMLDIDYVEMLEYGMPPACGWGWSERVFWIFEGVSAREGVPFPQLRHEIDEVTKAIYSEAELQ, from the coding sequence ATGGCGACATTACAAGATTATCGGAACGAACGATTGCGAAAATTAGCTGCGCTACGCGAACTGGGCATTGATCCGTATCCGGCGCGCGTAGAGCGGACGCATACCTGCGCCGAAGTGGTTGAAAAATTTGATGAGCTAATAGGGCAGATGGTCAGTGTGGCGGGGCGGATTGTGTCGATTCGCAGTTTCGGCAAATTGGCATTTATCAAGTTGCGTGATGCGAGCGGCGACGTGCAATTATATTTGCAAAAAGATGATGTAGCAGAGCTGGATGTAGGCCGCGGCATATTGGGTATGAAGCAGCTGAAGTTGCTTGATACTGGCGATTTTGTCCAGGCGGCCGGTCGCATGGTGACAACGAAAACCGGCGAAAAGTCGGTAGGCGTGCATGAATTACGATTGTTAACAAAATCTTTGCGCCCGATGCCGGAGAAACTTGACAATAAAGAAGAGCGATTTCGCCGCCGCTATGTTGATATGAATGTTAATCCCGAAGTGCGCCAGCGCTTCATTCGCCGCAGCAAATTTTGGCAAGCGACGCGTGATTATCTCAATCGGCACGGTTTTACAGAGGTGAATGTGCCGGTATTAGAACACACCACCGGCGGTGCTGATGCTAATCCGTTTGTTACCCACATGGACGCGTTGGACGACCAGCAATTTTACCTGCGTATTAGCCATGAGCTGCCTCTCAAGCGCTTGATCGGCGCTGGTTTTGAGAAGGTCTACGATCTCGGTCCGCGCTTTCGTAACGAGAACTACAGCGACGAGCACTTGCCCGAGCATATTGCCATGGAGTGGTATGCTGCTTATTGGGATTGGCGACAGGGTATGCGCTTCATGGAGGATATGTATAAGGATGTGCTGCAAAAAACTTTCGGCACATTACACTTTCGGCTTGGTCAGTTTGACGTTGATATGAGCGGCAAATGGGATGTCTGGGATTATGCCGAGGTGATTGATCAGCATTACGGAATCGATGTGTACCATACGACAATTAACGAAGTGGCAGCGAAGTTGAAGGAGCATAGCCTGGAAGTTGAAAAGACTGATTCTATTCCGCGCGGTATTGATAAGCTTTGGAAAAATATTCGTAAGAGTGTGGCGGGACCAGTCTGGCTGGTTAATACGCCGAAGTTTATCTCGCCGCTCGCCAAAGCGAATCCAGATAGTCCGCAGACAGTGGAGCGCTTTCAGCCGATTATCGCAGGCAGCGAGCTGGGTAATGGCTTCTCGGAATTAAACGACCCGATTGACCAGTTGAATCGCTTCATTGAACAACAGCGAATGCGCGATGCTGGCGACGATGAGGCAATGATGTTAGACATTGATTACGTGGAGATGCTGGAATACGGTATGCCACCGGCGTGCGGCTGGGGTTGGAGCGAGCGGGTATTTTGGATTTTCGAGGGTGTGAGTGCTCGCGAGGGTGTACCGTTCCCACAGCTGCGGCATGAGATTGACGAGGTGACCAAGGCGATTTATTCAGAAGCAGAATTACAGTGA
- a CDS encoding AbrB/MazE/SpoVT family DNA-binding domain-containing protein — protein sequence MYTVTITSQGQITIPAAVRRAMGLRAGDELSLSVSADHNSANLRKVMTLDELTDFAMSKINATAKPVADANAYYQQHRQEKIR from the coding sequence ATGTATACAGTTACCATTACATCACAAGGACAAATAACTATCCCGGCGGCGGTTCGGCGAGCAATGGGATTGAGAGCGGGTGACGAACTATCACTGTCGGTTAGCGCGGATCACAACAGTGCAAATTTGCGAAAAGTGATGACACTGGATGAGCTGACCGACTTCGCTATGTCGAAGATTAATGCTACGGCAAAACCAGTAGCAGACGCGAACGCATACTATCAACAACACCGTCAAGAGAAAATCCGATGA
- a CDS encoding Maf family protein — translation MLILATKSSTKRSLMDRSGLEYIAMPADVDERSIENAHPSLNAKETVILLARAKAKKLSLVYPNEFIIAADTFGVLPDGSRLHKAKTTEETMRMCLSQSGQTVTIYTGICVVYRSKFYTDTTETKITYTNFDRTTLEKIWARVTDPARRNAALGFHVDAPGFTLVERIEGSYLGALGLPLDKVRVLLHQVGYKNIDYT, via the coding sequence ATGTTGATTCTAGCAACAAAATCAAGCACGAAACGTAGTTTGATGGATAGAAGCGGATTAGAGTATATAGCTATGCCGGCTGATGTTGATGAGCGTTCTATCGAAAATGCTCACCCTAGTCTAAACGCTAAAGAAACGGTAATATTGTTGGCGCGAGCAAAAGCCAAAAAGTTATCTTTAGTGTATCCTAATGAGTTTATTATTGCCGCTGATACATTTGGGGTTTTACCAGACGGATCGCGGTTGCATAAGGCTAAAACTACAGAAGAAACAATGAGGATGTGTTTAAGTCAATCTGGCCAAACAGTCACAATCTATACGGGCATATGTGTTGTCTATCGGAGTAAATTTTATACGGACACTACTGAAACGAAAATAACTTATACGAATTTTGATAGAACAACGCTAGAAAAAATTTGGGCACGTGTGACAGACCCAGCTCGGCGTAATGCGGCGCTCGGTTTCCATGTTGATGCACCTGGGTTCACACTAGTTGAGAGGATAGAAGGGTCGTATTTGGGTGCACTTGGCTTGCCGCTTGATAAGGTGCGAGTATTGTTGCACCAAGTCGGTTATAAAAATATTGATTATACTTGA
- a CDS encoding prolyl-tRNA synthetase, with translation MRLSKNFTRTTKQAPADEVARNAQLLIRAGFVFKTMAGVYSYTPLGLRVLENIKRIVREEMNAIGSQELIMSTLQRKELWQETGRWSDELVDVWFKSTLQDGTDVGFGWTHEEPIVELLRSYLKSYKDLPISVYQFQNKLRNELRAKSGIMRGREFIMKDMYSVHATKEDLDIYYNQVIEAYKRCYDRFGIGDDTYVTFASGGAFTKFSHEFQTICTAGEDYIYLHRGKNIAVNEEVLDDAVKELGIDRSELEKVKTAEVGNIFNFGTQKSEEMNLVFTGSDGVQRYAYMGSYGIGITRVMGVIVEKFADEKGLIWPENIAPARVYLVQIGEKSRAAADELYELLKTQGVEVLYDDRNERPGVKFADAELMGIPLRVTVSDRLLDGKKWEVVTRASGKQQLLTTDELLATLK, from the coding sequence ATGCGGTTATCGAAAAATTTCACTAGAACAACAAAACAAGCGCCTGCTGACGAGGTGGCGCGCAATGCGCAGCTGCTGATTCGTGCCGGATTTGTTTTTAAGACAATGGCCGGCGTATACTCGTATACGCCGCTTGGTTTACGCGTACTTGAGAACATCAAACGAATCGTGCGCGAAGAGATGAACGCGATTGGCAGCCAAGAGTTAATCATGAGTACGCTGCAGCGTAAAGAGTTGTGGCAGGAGACTGGACGGTGGAGCGATGAGCTTGTTGATGTGTGGTTTAAGTCTACATTGCAAGACGGCACAGATGTTGGGTTCGGCTGGACGCATGAAGAGCCGATCGTTGAGTTGCTGCGGAGCTATCTAAAAAGCTACAAGGATTTGCCGATCAGCGTGTATCAATTCCAGAATAAACTGCGCAACGAGCTGCGCGCCAAAAGCGGTATCATGCGCGGGCGTGAGTTTATCATGAAAGATATGTATTCAGTGCATGCGACGAAGGAAGATTTAGATATATACTACAATCAAGTGATTGAGGCATACAAGCGGTGCTATGATCGATTTGGCATTGGTGATGATACGTATGTGACGTTTGCGAGCGGCGGTGCATTTACGAAATTTAGCCACGAGTTTCAGACGATTTGCACAGCGGGCGAGGACTATATCTATTTGCATCGCGGTAAGAATATTGCGGTGAACGAGGAAGTGCTGGACGACGCTGTGAAAGAGCTTGGCATTGATCGTAGCGAGTTAGAAAAAGTTAAAACAGCGGAAGTCGGTAATATCTTTAATTTCGGTACACAAAAGTCTGAAGAGATGAATCTCGTCTTCACAGGCAGTGATGGCGTGCAGCGGTATGCGTACATGGGCAGCTACGGTATTGGTATTACGCGTGTCATGGGTGTGATCGTCGAAAAGTTTGCTGACGAAAAAGGATTAATTTGGCCAGAAAATATCGCGCCGGCGCGAGTCTACCTGGTGCAAATTGGCGAGAAATCGCGTGCCGCAGCTGACGAGCTGTATGAGCTGCTTAAGACACAAGGTGTTGAGGTATTGTATGACGATCGTAATGAGCGTCCAGGTGTTAAATTTGCCGACGCCGAATTGATGGGCATCCCGCTGCGCGTGACGGTAAGCGATCGTTTGCTTGATGGTAAAAAATGGGAAGTTGTTACGCGTGCAAGCGGTAAGCAGCAACTCTTGACGACAGACGAGCTGCTTGCTACACTGAAGTAA
- a CDS encoding zinc-dependent alcohol dehydrogenase family protein, producing MKAAIFKQPGLVVCENIDKPTIQQPTDAIIRVVRTCVCGSDLWFYRGISEMPSGSQVGHEGIGVVDQVGEDVKNFKPGDFVIIPFGLSDGTCANCRAGHQTNCLHGTWYHTGQSEYSYVPLADGSLYKIPDGNYSDEQLASILTVSDVMGTGYHAAIMARVKPGDTVAVVGDGAVGLCGVIASKMLGAKRIILMSRHDDRQALGREFGATDIVAERGEEGEAKVKALTEENVGVDAVLECVGSDTSVQTAIAIARPGATVGSVGVPHGVTIPFADIFFRSVGIHGGPAPTRAYAPLLLNAVLKGDINPGRVFTCTTTLDNINEAYQKMDQRQTIKSLLKISEVSPT from the coding sequence ATGAAAGCAGCAATTTTCAAACAACCAGGCTTAGTCGTTTGCGAAAATATTGACAAGCCAACAATACAACAGCCGACCGATGCGATCATTCGGGTGGTGCGAACGTGCGTGTGCGGCAGCGACCTATGGTTTTATCGCGGTATTAGCGAAATGCCGAGTGGCAGCCAAGTCGGACACGAAGGCATTGGCGTTGTCGATCAAGTCGGTGAAGACGTCAAAAATTTCAAGCCAGGCGATTTCGTTATTATCCCGTTTGGACTAAGCGACGGTACTTGCGCAAATTGCCGCGCCGGACATCAGACCAACTGCCTACATGGCACTTGGTATCACACCGGGCAAAGCGAATATTCATACGTACCGCTCGCTGACGGATCGCTGTATAAAATCCCCGACGGTAACTATTCCGACGAACAGCTCGCTTCTATTCTCACTGTTAGCGACGTCATGGGAACTGGCTATCATGCCGCGATCATGGCGCGCGTTAAGCCAGGCGACACCGTAGCAGTCGTTGGTGATGGTGCGGTGGGACTATGCGGCGTGATTGCATCCAAAATGTTGGGAGCTAAGAGGATCATCCTGATGAGTCGACACGACGACCGCCAAGCTCTGGGCAGAGAGTTCGGCGCCACCGACATCGTGGCTGAGCGCGGCGAGGAAGGAGAAGCTAAAGTTAAGGCTTTAACAGAGGAGAATGTCGGCGTCGATGCAGTACTTGAATGTGTCGGCAGTGACACCTCAGTACAAACCGCCATCGCCATCGCTCGTCCCGGCGCCACCGTCGGTAGCGTCGGCGTACCACACGGCGTGACTATTCCCTTCGCTGACATTTTCTTCCGCAGCGTCGGCATTCACGGCGGTCCAGCCCCAACCCGCGCTTATGCACCGCTCCTCCTTAACGCCGTACTGAAGGGCGATATCAATCCTGGGAGAGTTTTCACTTGCACCACTACACTAGACAATATCAACGAAGCCTACCAAAAAATGGATCAGCGTCAAACTATAAAGTCGCTTTTGAAAATCAGTGAAGTATCACCAACTTAA
- a CDS encoding NUDIX domain-containing protein, translated as MTKSIICKDVFGSQYTVPVNELNIRVGVYAVIIENGKILLTRQWDGYSLIGGGVEKGETIEEAIIREVKEETGLAMMPDKIIHQATTFFKRNAESKANQSIQLYFTHSQLRGEISNDKITASEKTYTHGAPEWVDLSEIDKINFRHSVSLVTILRAYNEK; from the coding sequence ATGACCAAATCTATAATTTGTAAAGACGTCTTTGGTAGTCAATATACCGTGCCGGTCAACGAGCTAAATATTCGCGTTGGCGTGTATGCTGTTATTATCGAGAATGGCAAAATTTTGTTGACGCGTCAGTGGGACGGCTACAGCTTAATTGGCGGCGGCGTTGAAAAAGGCGAAACAATTGAAGAGGCTATTATTCGCGAAGTCAAAGAAGAGACTGGGCTTGCCATGATGCCAGATAAAATTATCCATCAGGCGACGACCTTTTTTAAGCGTAACGCCGAGTCAAAAGCTAATCAATCGATTCAGCTTTATTTTACACACAGCCAGTTACGCGGCGAAATCAGTAACGACAAAATTACCGCGAGCGAAAAAACTTACACGCACGGTGCGCCGGAATGGGTAGATTTGAGCGAAATTGATAAAATTAATTTCCGTCACAGCGTGAGCTTAGTGACGATTCTACGGGCATACAATGAAAAGTAA